The Anthonomus grandis grandis unplaced genomic scaffold, icAntGran1.3 ctg00000184.1___fragment_3, whole genome shotgun sequence DNA window AGAAACGAAACCGGCGAGACCAGACCCGAAGGATATGGACGAAGACGAGCTGGAGATGCTGTCAGAAGCCCGTGCCAGATTAGCAAACACTCAAGGCAAGAAAGCCAAACGGAAAGCGAGAGAGAAGCAACTTGAGGAGGCGAGACGGCTCGCTGCATTGCAAAAAAGACGCGAACTACGTGCGGCCGGCATTGAAGTAGCACCACGCAGAAGAAAGAAGCGCGGAGTGGACTATAACGCGGAGATACCGTTCGAAAAACGACCGGCAATCGGTTTCTACGATACGTCCAATGAAGCCTTGGACCCTATGGCCCCGGACTTTGGACGAATGACCCAGCAAAGACTGGACGGAGAACTGCGCAGCGAGCAAGAAGAAAAAGAGAGACGCAAAGATAAAGAGAAGCTGAAGCAACGGAAAGAGAACGATATACCGGAGGCCATGTTGAAGAACCAAGAACCGGCAAGGAAAAGGTCCAAGCTGGTGCTGCCATCCCCTCAGATATCCGATCAAGAGCTGCATCAAGTAGTGAAACTTGGCAAAGCGAGCGAAATCGCTAGAGAGGTCGCTGCGGAGAGCGGTGTAGACTCAACTGACAGTTTATTGAATGATTACACTGTTACACCGCAAGCGGTGGCCACCCCAAGAACCCCCGCGGTACAAACCGACCGAATCCTTCAAGAGGCTCAAAATGTCATGGCTCTAACGCACGTGGATACTCCTCTGAAAGGAGGCTTAAACACACCACTGCATAACTCAGATTTCAGCGGAGTCACTCCGCAGCAACAGCTCGTGGCTACCCCCAACACTGTCCTCGCTACTCCTTACAAAACCCCGGGAAGAGCAGGAGGTGCTACCCCGGGAAGCACCCCCGGATTTAGCACTCCTAGCAGTATAGTGGCTGCCGGTGGTTCCGGTTACATGACCCCTTCGGTGAGGGATAAATTGAACATCAATCCCGAGGACGGTCTGGTGGTAGAGGACAAGGCGCAATTCATGTTTCAAAAGCAACAACTGAAAATGGGCCTGAGCAGTTTGCCGCAACCTAGGAACGATTATGAAATAGTGGTTCCGGATCACGAGGACCAAACAATACCGGAACAAGCGCAAGAACGAGTTGTAGAAGACCAGTCCGATGTGGACAAGAGATATCAAGAAGAAATGAAGGCGAAAGCTTTAAAAGAGCTGCAGTCAAGATCGCAAGTTATCCAGAGGGACTTTCCGAGGCCCCAGGATGTTAATTTGTTAGTCCTTAGGCCCCAAAACGAGAGTTATTCGTTGACCGAACTGCAAAAAGCCGAGGAGTTGATCAAAACCGAGATGGTCACTATGCTGCaatatgacaatttaaaaaacccaCTGCCTGTGCAGGTCAAACAATCAAATAAATCCCAAGCTCAGCAACTAGCGTTCCTCGAGGAAAACCCTTATGAGAACTTCAAGAGCGAGGAAATGGAACGAGCCAAGCAAATGTTGAAAAAAGAGATGGAGGTGGTCAAGAAAGGAATGAACCACGGAGATCTATCGATGGAGGCTTACACTCAAGTATGGGAAGAATGCCTTAGCCAAGTTCTGTTCTTGCCCAATCAAAACAGATACACCAGAGCGAACTTGGCGAGCAAAAAGGACCGATTAGAGTCTGCCGAGAAGAGATTGGAGCAAAACAGAGCCCACATGGCCAAAGAAGCAAAAACCGCcgcaaaaacagaaaaaaaattacgaatcTTAACCGGCGGATACCAGTCCAAGGTGCAATCCCTCATGAAACTTCTACACGACGCCTTCGAGAATATTGATCAAGTTAATCTGGAACTGAACACCTTCAAGTTCCTACAGGAGCAAGAACAAATGGCACTGCCTAGGAGAGTTCAGTCTTTGACGGAAGACGTGGACAGGCAAGTGAAAAGGGAGCAAATGTTGCAAAAGCGATACGGAGAACTGCAAAACGAAATCAGGGAGTTACAGGAACGGTATGGGATGGTACAGCAGAGGCATCAAGTGCAggaacaagaagaagaagaagagatgCAACAGCCAATGGAAGATCAGGAAGTTGCCACGTCAGTGGTCGTTAACGGGGATGTCGAGCACGTGGCACAAGAGactactaattaaattattgaattataggTTTAAGAATTAGGATTTAGAGGTAACTAAGAGTTGAATTACGTGATCAGACATTGGATTtgttattttcaagaaataggCCTTAAGAGGTCGTTAGAAGCATGTTGATTATTACACGTAtagagttaaataaataaaatgtattgaaagtgtgttattttttttatttcaaatcaaatcaaaatatgctttattgtcataagagATAATCTTGTCGACAAAGCTGTATGGGAAGAATGGCATTACCATACAGaggtacaaacaaaaaaaaacacatatacaatacacaaatcatacataagtataaaataatgctcaaaaaagaaaatctcttACAGCAAAATTCAAGTACTATATACACATTTCTGACAGGGCACAGACAAATAttcgtcagaaaatataaaatatatgtcaTATGTTCCGTCTAAAAAGAAGTCTTTTACTTCATAGTAGCCTCTTGcaaccaacaattttttaacccttttcCTAAAGACTCTATTACTTTGCACTTCCTTAATATCCGCTGGAAGacgattaaacatttttttaccatcaaatataaatGACCTTTTTTATTAACGAGTTTGAGGGTACAGACAAAATCACATCATTAGCCCTTCTGCTGCTATAATGGTGCCTATCTCCAACATTGATACTTTTTGTGAATTAAGCACACCGTTTCCAGTATAAATAAAGGAGGCAACGTAAGGATTTTGTGAGTAATAAAAAGTTCTCTACATGATTCTCTTATACCTACTTTGCAAATATATCTGATAGCCAGCCctcttttgcaaaataaaaacactcaTAAATAATTGATTGGTACACGCACtccaaaaacacaaattatacCTCAGATGTGACTCAATcagtgcaatttatttttatatatttatttatttattacattccTGTGTTTTTCTAAGCATTGCATTTGAAACTGTTGAGTTTCACATTTtcagagagaaaaaaaattgataataaaagtaACCTCCCTTGAATTGAGCAAAATTGATTTCGAAAAACGAGTGAATGGAGTTTATTAAATAGGAATTTAATAATTCCAATAAATACTCTAGAGACGAAAAATGCAagataatttgtctcttattggcaactgaatatcttgaatTCTGGTGACTAAagtgttgtaattattgatctATATGATATACCAAGGGCTCCTTAAGCTACTATTGAAATCCATTCACTagaatcaagatattgacatttttctcactggagtgcctggaaaaaattaaataatttatctcttattggcatctaaatatctttatttctaTTGGTTAAAATGTCACAATTgttgatttctaggatactaTAAAGGTTCTTCaagcaactactaaaaaaattatcggaATCCATACATCCAAAAAATTGATGTCCAAAGGctgtattgaataaaaaaaaattatatagagagTAAATAAAACAACCAAATGACCAACCGTTAAGGCatcaatataatataaaataaaataagatcactcattaaaaaaaattatagatcaaaatataaaacacaCAAATTCATCATAGTTCATACATAAATTGTGCAATAATGCGtttaataattatgtaataTAGCAGCtaagaatattgaaaaaaaacgaaCTCAGTATAGTCGATAGATAGAACATCAGTTCCTGTGTATATATTATACCCTAAACAAATTATTGTATTGAAGGAAATGTAACGAAATTCGAGGTATTCATTTATTTCCTAATTTTAGTCTAGTTGgtttattatttcaggcaattgatcCCAAGACTCAATTTTTTAGTTCcacgtattttattacttgcTGCCTGGAATAATGGTAGCATGGATTGATTTCTAATTTCAGGTGATTAAGATTTAATAAGTAGAGTAAAGATTTAAAAGTTCGCATTTCttctaaatacgtgaataaCTTCTTAGAGATTTCATTtatttgtaaaagaaaatacttCAATAGTATTGAAAGAATgcagaattattaattaatttattgttacctacaggcagttgaaatcattattttaaattccaggcagttgtatcAGCTTTTCTACGTTAAAGTGGCCTTGTAAATAGTGGCCTGGAATAATCcaaagttaattaatatttctgttttacttCCAGGAAGATGAagttattattcttttttaccTCTAAGTCTTATCGTCTATTGATTTGTCAAAATTATgaatctatttaattttctgccttaaaattcttataaaactaacataatttaaaatagataaaccgttgcaaaaaagcaattttaatgctttttttagAATCCATAGTTTTAATGTTGGACAATAATAAGACTAAATTTGGATGTCCATTGGACAAATGGTGCTATCTGGAGCTAAAGATGTAAAGAAGCTATACTTATTGACAAGCTAAATATTCTCAAGGAATAAATGATGTTATCAATTAAAGTgttagaagaagaaaataagaaCCCCTCTATGGGAATGAATAATATGATAATAATGAGGTCAATAACAACACTtgaaattaatcaattttttccaggcagttgaggctgGAAAGAACACTTTAACAATCTCCTGGAATATGGAAATTTGACACTTTAATTCGTCTAAATCAGGATTGACACATTCGATGTCCTGggagaaattaaagaattagTTCGTTTAAAACTGGGAAATTTCAATcaacaaaaaagtaaaactcattttattagtccaggcagttgaaaactaataaaattaattcatcaataaaattaattcatcAAGAACAATACATCAAGAAAAACTGAATGGAGGAACCAAGCATAAAAACATGTGTTTGCGTATGTGCATTTTCGCTTTGTACAGCTCtgtcaacaaatttacttttctaacaataaagcatatattgatttaaaagtcCCGCCAATATTCCGTACATCAATTGGCCACCTAGCGGCGAGCAGTCCTTACATTTAACTGGAGAGATGTCGCTCGCTCCGAGATAGAGTTACACTACAGGAAACAGAAATTTACAACCACTTTAAGCTTGTAcgtattttattaagaaataaacaaaaacaaagcgTAGGTATACATAAATATGACTAAACTATTAGCAGAAACACATTTCTTGTTCAAACAACTGCGTACAGTATGTGTCGTCAAACATGTGATATGATTGTCATttccgaaaataaaattttcattagtaCACTAATGAAAGACactaatgtaatttaaatattagccTTCTATACTGTAGGAATTAATTCCCACTTCACATATCACGTAATGGTAAATATCTACTTGTACACAAACTGAAAAGGGAATACGTTGAAGATGTAAAGAAGCTGCAGAATGAGCTAAATATTTTCAAGAACAAtcaattaaaatgttaaaagaagAACATAACAACCACTACATGAGAATGAATAAAAAGATCAATAACACTACTTGAAAGTGTGAAATCCTTCCAGGCGATTGAAACTAGAGAAAATTCACTTCGACAATGTGATATTTGACACTTCTATTTGTCTGGAAAAATCAGGATTGACTTCTcgactacctggaagaaatttaaaaattatttcctacacctgaaaaattgaaaaactctTCGGGAAAAACTGGAGgatgtcaataaaaaaagtgaaactcATTTGACTGAAAGTACTACTTTGCGAAACGCTATGTTTTAACACAATTAAACTATTGCGATACATTCTATAGAACTTGTTTAAAAAAGTCAGACATGCGTAGAATCCGGACATCACCAAATTCCTGTTTAAGACTTATACACGGATTACGTAAACTCATACTTTACAATCCACTAATTGGCTTAATTAATATGCAAAACACATGGTGCTTACACTCaaggttattaataaaaagttaccAGTATAcctgtacaaaaaaataacctaTTTAAACCTTCGGTTCAAAGAACCAACTCAATGCTAAGACACTAAAGCCATTActttgaactttaaaataagTGATGGAGGCCTTGGATAACAATCATGTATTTGCTCTTCTGGCTTTGATAGGCTTTGACTGGCACCTATTAGGAACCAATCATGCATCCCATCaaaattaatatgaatgaaaGTACATACTATATACAACTACCCAGCTAGTTAAAGCACTGAAATTAATGTCAAATACCATGCAAATTAAGCCGAAAATACTAGAATCAGGTGCCCGAGTCGACAATTAGCGACTTCCTCGTTGtcactgtttatttaataataaatagtgaTTAAAACAATGACAGTAATACGCGACCCCCAAGATCAATTAAAAACcgaaaaagtaattaataagGCATGCGTATAGATGAATATAAAAGGAGTATAACATTTTGATTAACGCATAGTATAGTTCTCAAAATGGTGAAAATCTTCGTTGTCGTATTTTTGGCGGTTATCGCAACCATCGAGGCCAAAGTAAGTAGAAAAATAAGATAATGGGGCACTTCCTATTCATTTAATGGAAGAAAATCTGTGATTATTTTGTCTTTCTTTGATTGACATTAATCATTATCTTCTTACCCGATTTTGATGCTAATGACGAACCATTAAAAGGTTTCTTATAAAAGATAAACGTTTTGCCGttttaaattcactttaaaaaaaGAGAACCGCAAGTATGGGGTTTATTAAGTCTTACAGTTTGTTTGTTATCTCCTGTGTCGTCTGTTTTTCGTTTGTTGACCCTATGCGTATGcaggtatttatttaattttaagttctaaaaagaagtgatagtttattataaaacaccATTACTCAAAACTGCTAGAAACATTTGTTCACACTATATCTagttatttcgatttaaaagtccCGCCTCGAACTGGCTCTCTAGCGGCAAGGGCTCTAACGACGTGGACATTCGACGTTTGTCCAGAGATGTCGCGACATGTGTCCACCGCTCGCTTCATTCTTGGACGAATTAGATCTTTCTAGAACATATGCCAATATAGTGATTTAATATTGTTCATCGACAATGCCGATCGTTAcagtatttaattatatattaacaatttatttatttatttgcagatCACACTACCGGCCGAACTCCAAGAATACATCGACGACTTGCACAAGTTGTGTCTGGACAGAGGAGGTTTACAAGagagtaagtttttttttttaaaagaatcttAAGCACTTTATATATGTCATTTCAGCCGATCATGAAGCCTACGATATAAACACCAAAGATCAAAAAATGATGGTAATATGAACTTTCGATTGTCATTATTCCTTATTTAATTGAAATGCCTTTTTTAGTGCTATATGAAATGCCTGATGTTGGAATCCAAATGGGTAGGTTGAACGTTTCTCCGGATATTGTCAAAAGCCTTGCTTAAGTCTAAGAACAAAACAGTATCGTATAACCCTCTGGATTCAACAATGAAATTCAATTGGTCTCAACTTTATACTGTTTATATTTACCACCTGTTTCAGTTGATATACGtccgatttttttaatttttagatgaaGCCCGAAGGGGTTATTGACTATGACTTTATAGATTCTCAGGCCCATCCTGACGTCAAGGATATACTAATGGCAGCCGTGAACAAGTGTAGAAACATTGATGGTAAGCTAACAGGTTTCCTCGTAGGTATGGTGATTCTTaccgtaatttttttattgcagaagGAGCAGATCTTTGTGAAAAATCTTACAATTTTAACAAATGCTTGCATAGGGCTGACCCAGTGGTAAGTCCTCCAGAGTACCATGAACtctttaatttttcctaaaaatataatttttgttttagaactGGTTCTTGGTTTAACTTTCGCAAACCATACAAGGATTTTCACTAAGATGACTTTCGGCAGTAATCGATGGATTATGAGTTATTATTCCTACcatgtttatattattatattttaaataaaacgcaCGAGCATCCCATTTACTTCTTGCTTACTTTTCCTCTATAGTCTGTTATTTAGGAAGCTTACCTGGAAGCGCTGTAAAGTATTTAAGTTGTCTCTTAATAAGtgctaataaagaaaaaatcatttcacaaaattaaattgtataattATGAAAGATCAGCAAGTAATTCCAAACGTTTTGTAAAAATGATACGACctcaatataaacttaaaaaatgctttataagTCCATGTAATCACCAATAACTACAGACGATACAAATTACAAAGTGCCAGGTCCTTGTATTCCACTGAACAAGGTATAATAATCAAATAACTATAAGAAGTTTGACTAGGTCTCACACATTAGTAGACTTCTACagtagatttaaattaattgtgaCTTTAATATACCGGCCTGGCAAATTATTTCCATGTCGCACCCAAGATCTGCGTGGACCAGACCGGTATATCAAGACTCTTACAGTTTGGTTGAGGATGACACAATTCAACATTTAAAGAAGGCCAATATTccttgaagttttttttaattaatttaatttttattaatgacagGGTGAACAGAGCGCTGGGAACTATTTGCACACCTTCTATTGTAATTCTATTTTTGCACGATATATAACAGAAGTTGGAAATTGCTGAAGTGAATTCGAGAGGTTCTATTTAGAATTGGATATAGTGTTATAACATTGATTCTCTATGGTAATAATAGAGATGCTGTAAaatatactgaaaaaaaaaaccacattaaattcatttattgcgTATTAAATTAACTCAGAAAATTTGAtaattgatattgatttttcaCTTTAAGGGCTGCCATGCAGGTGTGGGGCTATTGATTGTTCCATAGAAAAGGACTAGGGGGATGTTCATTTGACGGACCTTCTTAGATGCCACAAATACCACAAAAGGATGATCGGCTTTGAAATAATCTGGTTTCAATGCACTTTTAGCTCTTAATTccatttctaaaaataaaaaatcattgtttaattaaatgcgaTTGGTGAAGAAAAGTAAGCAAGATAGAAGAGTTTTACTCAAATTGATCGAAAGGTTCTATGGAATAAACATCTGGTAACTACACTAACACAACAAATATAGGTTaagaataacaaataataaaatagaataactTTGCTGTTTTGTATAATGTCAGACTCATTACTTTATTCTAATACAACAGTGGGATTCACACATTATCAAATCTGAGGA harbors:
- the LOC126749521 gene encoding pheromone-binding protein-related protein 6-like isoform X1 codes for the protein MGFIKSYSLFVISCVVCFSFVDPMRMQITLPAELQEYIDDLHKLCLDRGGLQETDHEAYDINTKDQKMMCYMKCLMLESKWMKPEGVIDYDFIDSQAHPDVKDILMAAVNKCRNIDEGADLCEKSYNFNKCLHRADPVNWFLV
- the LOC126749521 gene encoding general odorant-binding protein 83a-like isoform X2, translated to MVKIFVVVFLAVIATIEAKITLPAELQEYIDDLHKLCLDRGGLQETDHEAYDINTKDQKMMCYMKCLMLESKWMKPEGVIDYDFIDSQAHPDVKDILMAAVNKCRNIDEGADLCEKSYNFNKCLHRADPVNWFLV
- the LOC126749527 gene encoding cell division cycle 5-like protein, translating into MPRIMIKGGVWRNTEDEILKAAVMKYGKNQWSRIASLLHRKSAKQCKARWFEWLDPSIKKTEWSREEDEKLLHLAKLMPTQWRTIAPIIGRTAAQCLERYEYLLDQAQKKEDGDDGDDPRKLKPGEIDPNPETKPARPDPKDMDEDELEMLSEARARLANTQGKKAKRKAREKQLEEARRLAALQKRRELRAAGIEVAPRRRKKRGVDYNAEIPFEKRPAIGFYDTSNEALDPMAPDFGRMTQQRLDGELRSEQEEKERRKDKEKLKQRKENDIPEAMLKNQEPARKRSKLVLPSPQISDQELHQVVKLGKASEIAREVAAESGVDSTDSLLNDYTVTPQAVATPRTPAVQTDRILQEAQNVMALTHVDTPLKGGLNTPLHNSDFSGVTPQQQLVATPNTVLATPYKTPGRAGGATPGSTPGFSTPSSIVAAGGSGYMTPSVRDKLNINPEDGLVVEDKAQFMFQKQQLKMGLSSLPQPRNDYEIVVPDHEDQTIPEQAQERVVEDQSDVDKRYQEEMKAKALKELQSRSQVIQRDFPRPQDVNLLVLRPQNESYSLTELQKAEELIKTEMVTMLQYDNLKNPLPVQVKQSNKSQAQQLAFLEENPYENFKSEEMERAKQMLKKEMEVVKKGMNHGDLSMEAYTQVWEECLSQVLFLPNQNRYTRANLASKKDRLESAEKRLEQNRAHMAKEAKTAAKTEKKLRILTGGYQSKVQSLMKLLHDAFENIDQVNLELNTFKFLQEQEQMALPRRVQSLTEDVDRQVKREQMLQKRYGELQNEIRELQERYGMVQQRHQVQEQEEEEEMQQPMEDQEVATSVVVNGDVEHVAQETTN